From Candidatus Nitricoxidivorans perseverans, the proteins below share one genomic window:
- a CDS encoding SPOR domain-containing protein, with translation MKRQKNFESAQPPRSCGGTLLGVFIGLVIGVLISFGVVWMLNKTPLPFQDKVGQVGLPEVPANGQLPAPLPGKPGDKAGVGERPRFEFYKILPGGQEAMPASAAPAPAVAPLPAGESIYLQVGAFQKLADADKLKAKLIMMGMEVAVHDVSIPDKGAMHRVRVGPFASINEMNRVRNQMSDNGIPATVVRVKEASN, from the coding sequence ATGAAGCGACAGAAAAATTTCGAGTCCGCGCAACCGCCCCGCAGTTGCGGCGGCACGCTGCTCGGCGTATTCATCGGCTTGGTGATCGGCGTCCTGATCTCCTTCGGCGTCGTCTGGATGCTGAACAAAACGCCCCTGCCCTTCCAGGACAAGGTCGGTCAGGTCGGTCTTCCGGAAGTGCCGGCCAACGGCCAGCTCCCCGCGCCCCTGCCGGGCAAGCCGGGCGACAAGGCCGGGGTCGGCGAAAGGCCGCGCTTCGAGTTCTACAAGATACTGCCGGGCGGACAGGAGGCGATGCCCGCCTCCGCCGCCCCCGCTCCCGCTGTCGCGCCCTTGCCTGCCGGCGAGTCGATCTATCTTCAGGTCGGCGCCTTCCAGAAGTTGGCCGACGCCGACAAGCTGAAGGCGAAACTGATCATGATGGGGATGGAGGTCGCCGTCCATGATGTCAGCATTCCCGACAAGGGCGCCATGCACCGGGTGCGCGTCGGCCCCTTCGCCAGCATCAACGAAATGAACCGCGTGCGCAATCAGATGTCAGACAACGGCATCCCGGCCACGGTGGTCAGGGTGAAGGAAGCATCCAACTGA
- a CDS encoding SDR family oxidoreductase — translation MKVFITGASSGLGAALARHYAARGATVGLAARRKSLLDELAAGLPGSTHHVYALDVVDAGALADAGRDFIDRAGVPDIVIANAGVSAGTLAGESGDLPAFRRIFETNVLGMVHTFHPFIGAMRAAGRGRLVGIGSVAGIRGLPGAGAYSASKAAAAASLESLRVELRDSGVKVVTVAPGYIETPMTAVNDYPMPFMLPADEAARRIAVVIDAGRSHAVVPWQMAIAAKLLRLLPDALYDALAAKAGRKPRGLER, via the coding sequence TTGAAAGTCTTTATCACCGGCGCCTCGTCGGGCCTGGGCGCGGCGCTGGCCCGGCATTACGCGGCGCGGGGCGCCACGGTGGGGTTGGCGGCGCGGCGCAAGTCCCTGCTCGACGAGCTGGCCGCCGGCTTGCCCGGCAGCACGCACCACGTCTATGCGCTCGATGTCGTCGATGCCGGCGCGCTGGCCGATGCCGGCCGCGACTTCATCGATCGTGCCGGCGTTCCCGACATCGTCATCGCCAACGCCGGCGTCTCGGCCGGCACGCTGGCCGGCGAGTCCGGAGACCTGCCCGCCTTCCGGCGCATCTTCGAGACCAACGTGCTCGGCATGGTGCACACTTTTCATCCCTTCATCGGCGCCATGCGCGCGGCGGGTCGCGGCCGGCTCGTGGGCATCGGTTCCGTGGCCGGTATCCGGGGGCTTCCGGGCGCCGGCGCCTACTCGGCCTCGAAGGCCGCGGCCGCCGCCTCTCTCGAAAGCCTGCGGGTGGAACTGCGCGACAGCGGCGTGAAAGTGGTGACCGTGGCGCCCGGCTACATCGAAACGCCGATGACCGCCGTCAACGACTACCCCATGCCCTTCATGCTCCCGGCGGACGAGGCGGCGCGGCGCATCGCCGTCGTCATCGACGCGGGCAGAAGCCACGCCGTCGTGCCCTGGCAGATGGCCATCGCGGCGAAACTGCTGCGGCTGCTGCCCGATGCCCTCTACGACGCCCTGGCCGCGAAGGCCGGGCGCAAGCCGCGCGGGCTCGAGCGCTAA
- the argS gene encoding arginine--tRNA ligase, with the protein MTFDPKAHLAGLLRIALESVAPGTPADIRLERPKQASHGDFASSLALQIARALKINPRQIAERLVRELPVSAWVDKAEVAGAGFINFTLAAAAKTGVVGDVLARGAEYGRGAKRPGRIQVEFVSANPTGPLHVGHGRGAAYGASLASLLAFAGHQVCREFYVNDAGRQMDILAVSTWLRYLDLHGEKVPFPPNAYQGDYVQDMARQISDAHGGRYVHPAPAVLACVPPADGEDGDPEAHLDGLIAAAKDLLGEEWAYIHQHALTEQLADCREDLEEYGVHFDCWFSERSLYDTGMVEKAVAELESRGHIYVQDGAKWFRSTDFGDEKDRVVQRENGLYTYFASDVAYHANKFERGFVKVIDVWGADHHGYIPRVMGALKALGLPDDRLDVALVQFVSLFRDGAKVAMSTRAGQYVTLRELREEVGNDACRFFYLLRKSDQALDFDLTLAKSESSDNPVYYVQYAHARICSVMEQWGGHEADLAAADTALLTSEKELALCARLAAFPEIVAAAATDYAPHAVAFYLRELAGEFHGWYNAERLLVEDESQRHARLALAVAVRRVLRNGLALLGVSAPDSM; encoded by the coding sequence ATGACATTCGATCCAAAGGCCCATCTCGCCGGTCTGTTGCGCATTGCGCTGGAAAGCGTCGCGCCCGGCACGCCGGCCGACATCCGCCTGGAACGGCCGAAGCAGGCTTCCCACGGGGATTTCGCCAGCAGCCTGGCCCTCCAGATCGCCCGCGCGCTGAAAATCAATCCGCGCCAGATCGCCGAGCGCCTCGTGCGCGAACTGCCCGTGTCGGCATGGGTGGACAAGGCCGAGGTGGCCGGCGCCGGCTTCATCAACTTCACGCTGGCCGCGGCCGCCAAGACGGGGGTGGTCGGGGATGTGCTGGCGCGCGGCGCCGAATACGGACGCGGCGCGAAAAGGCCCGGCAGGATCCAGGTCGAGTTCGTCTCGGCCAATCCGACCGGCCCGCTGCATGTCGGCCACGGCCGCGGCGCCGCCTACGGCGCGAGCCTCGCCAGCCTGCTGGCCTTCGCCGGCCATCAGGTCTGCCGCGAGTTCTATGTGAATGACGCCGGCCGGCAGATGGACATCCTGGCCGTGTCAACCTGGCTGCGCTATCTCGATCTCCATGGCGAGAAGGTGCCCTTCCCGCCCAACGCCTACCAGGGCGACTACGTGCAGGACATGGCGCGGCAGATCAGCGACGCGCACGGCGGCCGCTACGTGCATCCGGCGCCCGCCGTGCTGGCCTGCGTGCCGCCGGCCGACGGCGAGGACGGCGATCCCGAGGCCCATCTCGACGGCCTGATCGCCGCCGCCAAGGACCTGCTCGGCGAGGAGTGGGCCTACATCCACCAGCACGCGCTGACCGAACAGCTCGCCGATTGCCGCGAGGACCTCGAAGAGTACGGCGTCCATTTCGACTGCTGGTTCTCGGAGCGTTCCCTCTACGATACCGGCATGGTCGAGAAGGCCGTCGCCGAGCTGGAAAGCCGCGGCCATATCTATGTCCAGGACGGCGCGAAATGGTTCCGCTCGACCGATTTCGGCGACGAGAAGGACCGCGTCGTGCAGCGCGAAAACGGCCTCTACACCTACTTCGCCTCCGACGTCGCCTACCACGCCAACAAGTTCGAGCGCGGCTTCGTCAAGGTGATCGACGTCTGGGGTGCCGACCACCACGGCTACATTCCAAGGGTGATGGGGGCGCTCAAGGCGCTCGGCCTGCCCGACGACCGGCTCGACGTCGCGCTGGTCCAGTTCGTCAGCCTGTTCCGCGACGGCGCCAAGGTGGCGATGTCCACGCGCGCCGGACAGTACGTGACCCTGCGCGAGCTGCGAGAGGAAGTCGGGAACGACGCCTGCCGCTTCTTCTACCTGCTCAGGAAGTCCGACCAGGCCCTGGATTTCGACCTGACGCTGGCCAAGTCGGAATCGAGCGACAACCCGGTCTACTACGTCCAGTACGCCCACGCCCGCATCTGTTCGGTCATGGAGCAGTGGGGTGGCCATGAAGCCGATCTGGCCGCCGCCGACACGGCGCTCCTGACGAGCGAGAAGGAACTGGCGCTATGCGCGCGGCTCGCCGCGTTTCCCGAAATCGTCGCCGCGGCCGCCACGGACTATGCGCCGCATGCCGTCGCCTTCTACCTGCGCGAACTGGCTGGCGAATTCCACGGCTGGTACAACGCCGAGCGTTTGCTGGTCGAGGACGAGTCGCAGCGCCATGCGCGCCTTGCCCTGGCCGTCGCCGTGCGCCGGGTGCTGAGGAACGGCTTGGCGCTCCTGGGAGTTTCCGCCCCCGATTCGATGTAA
- a CDS encoding thiol:disulfide interchange protein DsbA/DsbL: MRKLTLWLASAALFSLSGLAGAAELKEGQHYTTFNPPRSTEARDKIEVTEFFWYGCAHCFNFDPILHKWLKKLPADIAFRRVPAIFPGKNGAPGNWAPGAKLYYALEAMGLLEKLHGEVFDAMHIDRINLQDEKVLREWLGRKGVDAQKFFDTWNSFAIQGKVQRAQQLTLQHGLTGVPAMVVDGKYMPASGGAGSHEEITAILDQLIEKARKDRKK; the protein is encoded by the coding sequence ATGCGCAAACTGACACTGTGGCTCGCCTCCGCTGCCCTTTTCTCGCTGTCCGGCCTGGCCGGCGCCGCGGAGCTGAAGGAGGGCCAGCACTACACCACCTTCAATCCGCCGCGTTCGACTGAAGCCCGGGACAAGATCGAGGTTACCGAGTTCTTCTGGTACGGCTGCGCCCATTGCTTCAACTTCGATCCCATCCTGCACAAGTGGCTCAAGAAGCTGCCCGCCGACATCGCCTTCCGCCGCGTGCCGGCCATTTTCCCGGGCAAGAACGGCGCGCCGGGCAACTGGGCGCCGGGCGCAAAGCTCTACTATGCGCTGGAAGCGATGGGACTCCTGGAAAAGCTGCACGGCGAGGTGTTCGACGCCATGCACATCGACCGCATCAACCTTCAGGACGAGAAGGTGCTGCGCGAGTGGCTGGGCAGGAAGGGCGTCGACGCACAGAAATTCTTCGACACATGGAATTCCTTCGCCATCCAGGGCAAAGTGCAGCGCGCCCAGCAGCTGACCCTGCAGCACGGACTCACCGGTGTGCCGGCGATGGTGGTGGACGGAAAATACATGCCCGCCAGCGGCGGCGCCGGCAGCCACGAGGAAATCACCGCGATTCTCGACCAGCTGATCGAGAAGGCGCGCAAGGACCGCAAGAAATAA